DNA sequence from the Actinomycetota bacterium genome:
GTTACCGAGATCGTCACCCGTCTCAAGGACTCCGCCGCACGCAAGGCGCTGCCCGATGCGCACGCCGTTCTCGATCACCTGGCCGAGGAACTCGCCGCCGAGTTCCCGCCCTACGAGGACTTCCTCGGCTCGTACCCCGCCACGGTCCTCGTCGTCGGCGTCAACGGCACCGGCAAGACGACCACCGTCGGCAAGCTTGCCAAGCAGACAGTCGACGCCGGGCACAGCGTTCTCCTTGGCTCGGCGGACACGTTTCGCGCTGCGGCGGTCGAGCAACTCGACGTCTGGGCTGAGCGCGCAGAGGTGCCCGTCGTTCGGCGAGACAGGGGATCGGACCCGGCGGCCGTGGCGTTCGAAACTGCGACGCAGGCTGCGGCTTCCGGCACGGACTTGACGCTGATCGATACGGCTGGTCGACTGCACACTTCCAAGGACTTGATGCGCGAGCTTCAGAAGGTCAAACGCGCCACCGAAAAGCAGAGTGCAGTTCCGGTGCGGGTGCTTCTCGTCATGGATGCGACGACAGGACAGAACGGACTGGTGCAGGCGCGGGAGTTCGACACTGCG
Encoded proteins:
- the ftsY gene encoding signal recognition particle-docking protein FtsY, which gives rise to MTTPWYRRLSDGLSRSREQLGGHLNVLLRRGPGLDETFWEELEDALIGSDMGVTAVTEIVTRLKDSAARKALPDAHAVLDHLAEELAAEFPPYEDFLGSYPATVLVVGVNGTGKTTTVGKLAKQTVDAGHSVLLGSADTFRAAAVEQLDVWAERAEVPVVRRDRGSDPAAVAFETATQAAASGTDLTLIDTAGRLHTSKDLMRELQKVKRATEKQSAVPVRVLLVMDATTGQNGLVQAREFDTALDVDGIVLTKLDGTAKGGIAVAIARELQIPILRIGVGEGIDDLRPFVADQFARALFGHE